The nucleotide sequence CACATTAACAGAGAACAGTAAACACTTATATGTGCTCAGATTTATGTATTCTGATGTaacacttttatatttaatagttgatattaaatatttcatttgcttagcagaaatttatgtaaatgtattaaatgtgtAATTAATTTTGGTTAGTGTGAACCCCTGCAGATGGAACTGTGTTCTTCTCAGCCTTTTTTAGCAAAACTTCAGCCTCTGATTAAAGAGGAGAATACAACTGCTTGTGAAGACATAGGAAAAACAGACATGgggaacaaaaatgaaataaacaccaAATTTTCTATTGGGGACctacaagaagaagaaaagcacaaAGATTGTGATTTAGGAGATGTGAAAAAGACACAGATCCATTTTGATCCAGAAGTAGTTCAAATAAAGGCTGGAAAAGCAGAAGTAAGAAGTTTTGCGGGGGATGGGGGAGTGGGAGggtattacttttttaaaaatctcattatgTTTATATTGTTAAAACATACTTATTGTTTGTAGATTGACAGACGAATatctgcatttattgaaagaaagcaAGCTGAAATCAATGAAAACAACGTCAGGGAATTTTGCAATGTTATTGATTGTAATCAAGGTAACTACCTAGAGGTTAATTTTCATAGGATTTTAAGTGCGATTTTTATAGttgttctaatttttcatttattttttaaaatgagtaacattaaaacacaatttatttcCCAGTTTTAATTAGTAAGTAAGGCAGTAGAATTTCCTTCTGCTTAATAATAGACTAGATTGTAAAACTGGTTTTCATTTTGGTTACacagaaatcaaataaatgcTTTTACACAAAGGCTAATGTTTACCACAGgtgaaagattattttaaaattccttcagGAAATGAAGGTGAAGTGTGGGTGGCAGGGTTGCTCAGTCTCACTAAAGGAACTGAGCTGTATAAATTTCAAGCCTGTAAATGTACTTCTGAAATTAAGgttaatatataaagtaaactCAGTAGAGTTAATATTCCTCCAGAGGGAGAGTTTTCTCAATACTCTTGAGCTATTTGAAACGTTTTATGTCATGATACAACGGATTTGTCATGAAGACCATGGCGTCTTATGCTTTTTCCATTCTCCCATAGTGCATACATTCACTGTTTTTCATCaaattcccttttccttctccactTGATGCTATAGTATGTTTACAGATCTGCAGGTATGCTGCAGAATACAAAATATTGCAAAGCACTGCTATAGATCAGGCATCATAGTAATAATCAGAACAAGTAGTTCTTAGAAAAAATTATGGAGAAGAGTTCATAATTGGAATGAACATTTTTCTTGTTGCCTCTAATATCTCATGGCTAATTATCATGAATACAGAATTGTCGGATGAAGCTAGAAGTGACTTGTATCACATTGGCACACTGATTCTCttaataatgaaataacaaaGGCTCAGGTTGGGTCCTAAGTTCAGGTGGGTGCTACTGTTAACATTATACATGTATATCTTTGAAATTGGTATATTTTCCTCTTAAGCTTTTCAGAACAAGTGCAACAGAGGCAAAATCTCAGGTACTATAATCCAACTGTAAGCAACCCATGAGAACGGGTTTGTTGAGGGAGCAAGCACATGTGTCACTAATGTTATTCCTCTGTTCTCCTTGCTAACTCTATTATTATAAACCACCAGGGGATAGAAATTGACAAGAATTGAAATGCTCAGCAGGATTCCTTGGCCCATTCAATCCCTTGCTGGCTCAAAACAGTGCTAGCAAGAATTGCTGTGGAGAGTGACTAGCACTCATACATTCACTATCTTCACACCATGCTGAATTTCTCACTGATGGGTCAGTTAATCTATATGTTTAGAATATAGCTCCAGAATGGaagatagtttctttttttaaccctTAGCCCCAAGAAATGGTAGAAAGAGAATGGAGAAGTGATGACCCTTTAAGGATATTTTGAGgtatctctagaaaaaaaagaaaaagaaaagatgattctCTGTTAGTCAAAGATAAGTGGATTTGGAATTTTATATCACACAAATTAACTTATCAGCAGAGCTATTAAGGAAACttagactgaaaaaaattaaatgtattttaatgtgttaatgtttttcttttaatacctaTCAATGTGACCTAAATTTAAacagtggatttttaaaaaatcaaattccataggaaacaaaataattttttttcaatatctcactttccttccaatttttatataataatcaaGAGAATTTTGCAGGAAATTTATTGCCAATGCATGGTTTTACtaatgttattttaaacattagtatattattattactatagtGTATCATGTTATGATCCTATATAacataattatgtaaataaaattagtaGTAGTGTATGTTAACATCTTTCcagttttttccctttgtaatttatttcttGTTATCTAATTTGAAAGAAACTCTACTTTTCAGCTTAGAAAAAAATAGGACCAAATTTTTGCAACATATCTTTTCctaaaattgcattttttgaAAGCGGTAAGATGAAGAAGTAGATGACTTTTGTGATtagaggtttttaaaataagcactGGAAATCTAGGCAGAGTGGAAAGGGATGTGTACTGCAGATTTTAAGGTCTTTGTGTGgagttctgaaataaaaagggTGTTTAATGTGTAATTAATCCTTTTTATTGGGTGTTCATTAATTTGGTCAGTAATATCAAAAATgctgggcttttaaaaaaagatattttagtaaaaatgatgaattttatttctacaaTGAAGCAGAATTAAGATACtccataatatatattattttctccaaaGGCCCAAATGGTTTTAGAGGTAttggttttcattaaaaattgtgCTAAATTATGCCACTTAATGTTAATGGCTTTTCTGTATGTAAATATGAacattaaataagaatattagaTATTGTGATACATTTTAGAGGGTAAAGAAGGTAACTAAATTCTGTCCTGTGTGATGGTGatttaatgattattatttaaaattttcttatgagTAATATATGGATTATTGGAAGTTTATCAAAATCTCATACATTTAAAGTGAAGAAtacatttaaacttattttcatcTAAATTCTCCTTAGAAAATAGTTGTGCAAGAACTGATGCTGTTTTTACCCCTTACCCCGGATTTAAAAGTCACGTAAAGGGTAAGTAACCACCATGTAATACCTGAGTCACTGGTAGCTTATTCTAAATTATTAGcaaaatggaatagaaatagCTTTCCCatctaaattttgtttatttcaaaacaacacaaaaactcTTGTATTCTTCATAGTTGGGTTTGTGGTTAGATGATCTTTATGACAAGATTATAAAATACTATTAGagagagttttttattttgaaatataaatttgcaTAGGCTCAAAAGCTTCTTAATTTAGTTTCTAGAGTTGTGAATACATATGGACCACAGACTAGACCTGAAGGAATTCAAGGGTCGGGTCATAAACCTAATAGCATGCTTCGAGATTGTGGTAATCAGGCTGTAGAAGAACGACTGCAAAATATTGAGGCTCACTTGCGATTACAGACAGGTAAGCAAAGTGGCAGATGGTATTCCACAATTTTCAAGTGGTTACAAAATTCCAATTCATTTAGTCACCAAATTTTCATTGAGTGCCTATCATGTATAAAGCATTTTTGGGTtgatacaaaaataaagtatTCTTCTCAAGGAGTACACGGTTCTTGTATATGCTCTTCCTTCTCTCACATTTCTtgccattttctaaaattgagaGAGTCTTAGTAGAATGTGTACAGGTTCCAAATAGATCTTGATAGTCTAAGTTTATTGAAGTCACAGCTGAAAACTAATGTAGTCTTTGCCTATCATCAATTTCATAACTTACCATGACCACTTCTTACTCTTATCACCCACTGTGCTAGGTACAAAGTATTTATAAATGTTCTGGTCCTCAAGGATCTCTCAGTGGGGataagcatataaataaataaatgccatagGAAAAAtgaactagcatttattgaactGTAGTAAGTGCCAGTCACCCAGAAAGTGTTATGTATATTTCAGATCAGTTAATACGTGAACAGTACCCTTTCAAGATACTGGTGCTGTTATTTTATCATTGTGTAGATAAAGGAACTGAAGTTCAAAGAGCTCAAGCAAAATGCCCAAGATAGTAAGTGACAACTGGAAATCAAATCCAGATGTTAACTGGCTGCAGAACCTGAGTCTACCTCCCCATTTAGTCACCATGTCCTTTTGATTCTGCCTTCTAAATATCTCTTAAATCCGCCCACGTCTGTCTATCTCCATGCTACTACTATAGTTGAAGCCACTATGGTCTCTGCCTTGGACTGATGGAAGGATAGTAAGTGGTCTGCTCGCCATTAGACTTTCTCCTCTAGATCATTGTCTACCCTATGGCCAAATTGCTTTTTCTAAAACTGAAATCTGATCTTGCTTCTCCCCAGCTAAAAATTCAGAGATTGGGATCAGAGGAGGTTGTAATTCTAAATAGTGTGGtccacgcctgtagttccagccacatCTCTGGGCTTCCCATCTTCCGCTCATTTTGCTGCCCTGAGGTCTTTATACTCATGCTCTTCCTTCCATATATGCTTTTCCTTCCTGTTCCCAGACCAGTATAGATTCCTATTTTATGTAGTCTCATAGTACTTGATACTCTCTGCCCTCCTTTAAAACAGTTATCATGGTTCTGTTTAATTTCTGTTTACCCTGCGAAATAGTAAGGTCTGTGAGAGTGGAACTATGTCATATTCATTACTCTGTACCTAGTATAGCACTTGGCTCAAAGCAAgtgctcaaatgtttattgagtgaacAATTGCTCATTTCACCTTTTTAGATATGTGTACAGTACAGTGGGACGCAAAGTTAGTGTTAAGATTCTCTCAGGGGAGGTCAAGGGGGTGGCATCCTTGATGAGGTAACTTTTGAACCCTTGAAGGTTAGTAGGAATTTTTCTGGAgcaaagcaaaaaagagaatcaaaagaGAGAACAGCAGGAGCAAAGCATTCCATAAAGAAGGaccagcttttaaaaaaaggacaggGACACAAAATGGTTCAGAGAATTTCAGAATCTAGTCCAGCCTAGAATATTTGTTGGATGGAGgtaaaagaagataagaaaatgagTAAGCTTTTGAGGGAAATAGGACATTAGCATTAAGAATTAATTCCCTCCAGAAGTAGATGGATTTAAAATGCAACTATATAAAAGATTGACTGGTTAAGTCTCTAAAAGTATCAAGTagttattttttggaaaaatatctgttgaatgcttactatgtgccaaacactattTTAGGCACAAGGAATATTGAGATGTAGTTATATTCTCTGGCTCCAGTGACTATAAACTATGTGGGAGAAAGATTAATGGTAAAGTAGAATTGTAAAGGGGCAGTGAAGACAGGAATGGTGGGCACTTGGAGCCTCCATGTGAAGATGTTCAGGCTTGGACCGCAACCAGCTCAGTAGGTACAGGGTACAGAGGACATTGTAGGTAATAAAGGGAGCAGCAAGAGCAAAGTCAGATGAACAagttactcattttattttatttaacagaagAACTATCAGGGTCCTAAGATAAACacattgtcaaaaagaaaaaaatatatttctagagtttttatatttaacaagttgatacttttgatataaaaatttacACATTCTTTTATTGCATGATTGTCTAATCATATATTCAATCAGTAAATACTGAgcatctgctctgtgccaggcattgtagtCTATGAACTGATGCTTCCTGGCTTTGTGTGATGCACAAGCTACACAGCAATACCCAATGAAAACTCAGCAAAACCAATAAAACTCTCTGTTCACTTGGAACTTAATTAGAGTGAGGAGACagtgaataaacaaaatctaCAGAATGTTGGGTGGCAGTAAGGGTAtggaaaaaattaaggaagataGGGAGTGCTGGGTAGTGTGAGATAGTAGGACTactggtatttttaaaaggatggtcAGAGAAGGCCTTACTGATAAAGGTAACTTTTGAGCCAGGACCTGGAGTTGGCAGGAATAAATAAGTCTTAGGAATATAGAGGTAAAGGGAACCACAGTTGCTAAAGCTGATGGGGTGCTTGGCCGAAAAAGTAATCAAGTGGCTAGAACTATATGGGTATAGGGAGAATGTCCAAATTGTGTGGGGCCTTGTAGGACATTGTAAGGGTTTTGGTTTTTAATCTGAGGAAATGGTAAGGTATTGGAAAGGTTTGAGCAGAGAAGTGGCATGATTCTGACTTACATTTTGAAAGAATCACTGGCTGTCATGTTGAGAATACACTCTATGGAAGCAAGGCAGAAACAGGGAGGGATGGTGGTAGTCTGGACCAGAATGGTTATActgtggaggtggtgagaagtggaaGGATTCTGAATATAATCATAAACTTGAAATTTGACCTTAATTTACTATCCCTCTCTCCagaaagtttattaatttagaaTAACAGTAAAGCCCCTTTTTAACATACTTCTAGGTCAAAggagaaaatatggcatatagggagaaatataaattgaagaaaataatgatatgACATTGCAGTAATGGAATTCAATTGTCATTTATCACTATGTATTTTATTCCTCTCTTGTAACTATCAAAGCCTATCAGAAATACAAATTGTTCTGTATGGAAACTATTCAATatcttataaaatgaatttaacataaaataaagtttctaGCAATATAGGAAGCATAAATGGGGTCTGGAGAGAGGGGATGTAGTATAATATATTCCGTAgtgtataatttgaaaatatgagctaaggaatttattctattttacttttgtttttattttctgaagtttaaatatttctcattcatttgcATAAGTATCTTTGCatggtattttaaaagtaaaaattataagaaaaaaagaattattcaatagtatctcaaaaaatttttaatgtatttaggTGGTCCCGTGCCAAGAGACATttatcaaagaattaaaaaacttGAGGATAAAATCCTTGAATTGGAAGGTATCtctcctgaatattttcaatctgtggtgAGTATAAGtatctcttaaaaagaaataaaaatgttttattttagaattctttgtaATTTAACAGTTCACTCATTGATCTACatgcaaaaaaacccacaataattCAAAGGTGAGTGAACATGGTTCTATGTAGGGGCATATCtatctattcagaaattctgattctgaatattttttatataatacccAAATTCTCAAAGATAGGCCATTTTCATGGCGTAAGGAATCAGCCTGGATAGTGGTTGAGCCTGTCATTCTGTACTGTCTTGTAAAACAAAGGCTTCCTCTGGGATCTTGCTCTGGCACTTAtcccttctgtctctttaatCCCTCCTTCGCTCAGATATACACGGTTATATTTCTCCATagtaaacacacacacccctcaagCTGCCACCCTCTTTATCATAACCACCATACTTTTTGAAAGACTAGTCTATATTTATCTAATTATTTAATtctagcattcattcattcatttattcttacccccttttctaagaaaattaagaaacagtGTTGTGCTGGTAACTATCTTCTTTGGCACCTcaacatttttcagaaaataatccTGAGCTCTTGTTAACTTATTTTCTTAGTCTTCTGAGGTGATTATCTATAACCTgccttttctgagttttttttaggaaatgccacattaaaactaaaataataataaaagattatgCTAAAAGAGTTTAGAAACtcttgtttctaaaaaattatgtaaaatagcTCATTTCAGTATGGATCATATAAGTCCCtggtgaaaatatatttaaaattcattttaggtGTTGGAGTAATCTTTCTGAAGTTATAAATTAGATATTAGAGTGAGGTACAGAAAAGTATTTCTAGAGGCAGAAGTCAGGTCACATGACAAAAGGGAGGGGGCAACAAGTCCTAAATGACAAAAATTTCGAGCAGGTGTCTTAGTGATTTACTgctctaaaatgtaaaaatgagatttataaaaataataagggctgaagcaaggattaaatgagtcagtGTTGACCAGACACTTAGCACACTGCTAGCATATGGTAAAAacctcagtaaatattagcaTTTATTTTCAGAAACCATCTGTGAAATGGCTATATAAACATGGTTAAGTAACTCTATTCCTCTGGTCTTCAGAGTGGGAagcattataaatataaacaggAATGGCCTGGCTGTGATAGGCATTCAGAAAAGGGTGAATAATGGCAAGCTATGATAaaactgtgctttttaaaaatacgtGCAAGTGTGTCAAAAACAATATATCTTTGATTAAAAGAACCACTTCTGAATTAGTGTCAGAAGTGACATATTCAGATAAACATTCAGACTGATTCTGTCCTGTAGGCCTATGAACATATATGGCACAAACCCTAAGTtagaaaagtagattttatacTCAACCCTTCTGTAGCAGAATGAATGAGCCATCTCTACGAACTACATTCCTCGCTTGGAATAGAGCCAGCTCTCGGATTGTCCTTGCACATGGGAGGAGTTGAGCATATATACCCTACATCACCATGCTGGGAGTATACGCATGGttattgtataattttacatatttatccCTCAAAGGTATACAGAAGAGACTACATATGTAGCAATCTTCTAGCTTCTAAAGTTAGAAAGTAAGAAAGTTGAGCCCATTCAATTTATTAAGGATTGCACTTTTGTTGTAACTTCTGAACtctgaaaagtttttaaattgaaattttttgaTCCAAATTCACATGTAGAGGAATTCTAAACATGGGGCAGCTTCTTACAGTTGCATAGAGATTATCATGGGTAACATTGAAGCATATGAACATATGAAGAGGAGAacgttaaaagaaaaagatgtacaTTGTATTCactttgtaaaacaaaatcagattatgtaaagttcttttcattttataaaatagacataaaattctACAATAAggtataatgtatataaaacagGAATTATGACAAGGGTTAATATTGTTGTACCTTTTAATGCAATAGTTCTAAAGATCTTTACCCTCAACATTAAACATGGAAAGATTGTAATGTGGTAATGTTTTCAAAAGTTTAAGGGCATGACTTAACAGATAAAAGATAGGATCTTTATGTGTTTCTAAAGAATTACTGATTTTAAATTATGACACTTGAAAACAGTAAGTATAACATGCTTTACAAGTATGTTTCTGCAgcactttgttcattttatagTACTTACCACTTACATATTTGCACATCTCTTTTCACACTATATTTTGAACCTCTTAAGGGTAGGAAATGTGTCTTGTTCATCTTTGAGTACATGGAATGTAGTAGACATCAAGTAGATGTGTGAATGAATGGATAGGATTTGGCTTATACTTAATTACTGGATTTTGAAGGTATATTCTCTGTTCCAAAGTACTGACCTAGGCATAATTTTTAGTCTATAAGGGTAACTCCTGATTGGAAAGGGAAGTTATCAGAGGAGCAGAATGCTGAAGGCCAAGTCATCATCATGTGCACAggccatgtgtgtgtgtatgtgtgtgagagagagaaagtgggtgGTGAGCCAGAAGCATGAGTGAACAGCTGGAAAATTAAGAGTGTAAACACATTTTGGTAAAGCTTCAATGTTACATTACCCAGTTTGCACTTCCCAGTGTCAATGGAGCACAATTAAGTTTTGAGAAAGAGAAACCTGTAATTTAGGTTCCTGTCTGGTAGCATTATAAAGTCTGAGTTGGAGAGAAATTGGAGTCAAGGAAACTATTAATAGGTTAGAAAACATGTCATTATCCaagccagagaaaaatgaaggTCTGAATCAGGACACTGGGTGGGTCTAAAGGGAACAAACATTTAAGACTTAGCACGTGTAGGATCAATTGCCTTTTACACCTgattagaaagaaggaaggaagttggTCATGGAAGAGGCCTCCTTAGCCTTGAGTTTCCTTATAGCACTGGTTGCTAGAAGTATAAATGTAGTATCTTTTCATTAGGACACAGGCATTATAAACACATCTGTAAATTAGCCTTGCTCCATATagtgatgttttggtcaacagtGGACCACATATGCTACAGTggtccataagattataatatggtatttttactgtatcttttctatggttagatatgtttagatacacaaatacttaatcCTTATGTTCCAGTTGCCCCACAatatttagtacagtaacatgctgtacagggtTGTAGCCTAATACCATATAGCTTAGGTGTGTGGCTTAGGTAGCctgtgccatctaggtttgtgtaaatacattctattgtttgcacaatgatgaaatcacctaatgatgcatttatcAGAGCATATTTCCATCATTAAGTGATGTGTGGCTGTACCTGCTAAGGTAAAGTGCTAGGAGAGGAGATAATTTTGAATTATCTCTGTCCAACTTTATTTAGTGTGTTGTgctctcaaatattttctgtcaggcatcaacatttgttaaaatttctaCCTTTTATACAGCTGCCCCTTGACTTGCATTAGGGTTACATCTGaaaaacccattgtaagttgaaaatattttaagtcaaaaatgcatttaatacatctaacctaccaaacatcataacTTAGCCTAGGCTACATTAAAAGTGTTCAGAACACTTatgttagcctacagttgggcaaaattatcAGGCAGCACAAACTGTAGAGTATCAGTTGTTTATCTTCATGATTGCAGCTGACTGGGAGCTGTGGCTGCTGCCCCTGGCCAGCATTGCATGAGAGTATTGTACTGCATATCACAAGCCCAGGAAAAAGATCAAAATGCAAAGTACAATTTCTACTGACTGCATATCACTTTGCCACCATGATAAATTCAAAAAGTCAAATCATTGTAAGTTAGGAACTGTCTATACTGAGATTTCCTTAtacctgaaataaattttaaaactagtcTAGATTATCTATAGTAGATGTGGTGTTCCTAAGTGTTACCCTTGTCAAAATACTCTGCTAAGACCTAAAATAAGCCCCAAAGACCACATTTTACTATATGTTTAAATTAATGAGCCACTGATGTCCTTATTCTTCTCATTCTGATCATTTTTCACTTTGGTTTCATAATACAGTAATAATCTGATTGCTTAATGGCATAGAAACTATCAATATCCTACAGGTTAAACTGTTAGGAGAACAAGGGGAAGTGTATTTTCATCAGATGTATAAAAAGCTACCTCATGGGAAGTTAGGAGACTGAGCAATGGCCAAATTAAACATTAAGCCCTTAACCTGCTCATAGGCTCCACCACAGGTATCCAGCTCAGTTTGtcaaagaaaggagagaatatGTATCTGAGCTCTATTATTCcatatttaataattctaaaacttaatgatttctaatttattataaCCACTGCTAAGAGGTATATCTAGATGTTCTCTGAATCAACATCTGCCACAAAGGAAAATATGAGTTTTTTTAACCTTCTCATCTAAATCTCAGTGGTCAGAAATGTTTGTGAGAAAATTTTGCCACCTACATTTATAGTTTCTTTGTCAAATATACTCATTTACTAATTTGCCATTCAAAAGCTTGTGGTGGTGTGAAACTAAGAACAAAGTCAGGAAAGAATTTAATATATCAAGGTTAAAAGGTTCAGTAATGTGTTAGTGAGAATGTTGTTagattcagctataagaaatttGAACTGAAACTggcttaaccactttggtacggcgctcactggccatgaaaccttgcccacagccagcacttatagtttgtgctgtgcgttgatgacgaatctgttttgctcttgtgtgatgaggaaggcTTTAAACCActgaaaacttgttttactttacaggcagctttacttgtaatgtaaatcagaataggtaacatatatgttttcattacgttatttttaaatgttcacaattttattttgataaatgaaaaattagaaaagtcatatcacggctgttggctaaagtcatcgctcggctgtgtgccttcatatgaTGGCTGTCATCCGTGGCTGTCGacgctcataccaaagtggttcaGCAATAtggaaattatctttaaaaatagtaagtCCACTGGTAGCATAATCTTCAGAGGTAATTGATTCAGTGGCTAAATTGTGAATTTCAAAAGAATTGGGTTCTTTCCCATCTCAGCTCTGCTTGGTGTTGACTTCTTCCCCAGAAAGATGGCAAGATGGCTATagctctttcaggtatctccTCCAGATACAAGTGTCCAGGGAAACTCTTTTTTGAGGACTTTGTTTCAAAAGAAGTAAGGAAGCTTTTTCCAGAAGCTCTCCTCTTAATTTCCAGCAGACTTTCCTTATTTATTGGCCAGAATTGGACCTGTACTCATTTCAGTCACTAACAAGATGATTGTGTAGGATCACCATTCCCTCGAGTCACATAGAGAAGCAGCAGATAGATAGCTGCTTGCATAGACAACACGGTGTCTGTTACAGTCAGTCAGGGTGGGGGTGCTGCTTTCACTCTTTGGCCTGGTGTACCAAattcttttcctctgctcttgTTTCACTTGTTCAACATCCTGGGatggaaaagttataaaaaaggaaactaagtAGAAAATCCCTAGAACACCTCTTTACACAATCACTTAGGCTCATTAGAAGCTGGCAATTAGTGGGAAAGTTTGTATTGCCAGGGATGAGCATGTTGTGCAATATTACTACTATTTTTTTAGCATCATCATCTTTTGAGGGTAACTTCCAGATATACAAAAGGTAGATGTCAGTTGCAGATAATGCTTGGTGAGTtggtgggttttatttttgtcagGGTTCTCAAAGGCTCTACGTATTTTGTACTatacaaaatattcaataaaagaaaattgatgcttagattatttaaacattaattacttaccttttcttttttttacttttaatctagaacttttctggaaaaagaagaaaagttcaaCCACCTCAAGTAAGTTAAGTTACTTCATTTTCACTTTGGCTTCTGAAATAGTTTGATTAGTTTTATACCTTTCTTATTAGCctgccacagatgaacatgcacagcgactttagc is from Microcebus murinus isolate Inina chromosome 6, M.murinus_Inina_mat1.0, whole genome shotgun sequence and encodes:
- the MBIP gene encoding MAP3K12-binding inhibitory protein 1 isoform X2, coding for MAAATELSRPNSGDRSLERSCSPSLSREVLCEVFRSLHALPGKLSLRDDVVKITIDWNKLQSLSAFQPALLFSALEQHILYLQPFLAKLQPLIKEENTTACEDIGKTDMGNKNEINTKFSIGDLQEEEKHKDCDLGDVKKTQIHFDPEVVQIKAGKAEIDRRISAFIERKQAEINENNVREFCNVIDCNQENSCARTDAVFTPYPGFKSHVKVSRVVNTYGPQTRPEGIQGSGHKPNSMLRDCGNQAVEERLQNIEAHLRLQTGGPVPRDIYQRIKKLEDKILELEGISPEYFQSVNFSGKRRKVQPPQNYSLAELDEKISALKQALLRKSREADSMATHHLP
- the MBIP gene encoding MAP3K12-binding inhibitory protein 1 isoform X1 translates to MAAATELSRPNSGDRSLERSCSPSLSREVLCEVFRSLHALPGKLSLRDDVVKITIDWNKLQSLSAFQPALLFSALEQHILYLQPFLAKLQPLIKEENTTACEDIGKTDMGNKNEINTKFSIGDLQEEEKHKDCDLGDVKKTQIHFDPEVVQIKAGKAEIDRRISAFIERKQAEINENNVREFCNVIDCNQENSCARTDAVFTPYPGFKSHVKVSRVVNTYGPQTRPEGIQGSGHKPNSMLRDCGNQAVEERLQNIEAHLRLQTGGPVPRDIYQRIKKLEDKILELEGISPEYFQSVNFSGKRRKVQPPQQNYSLAELDEKISALKQALLRKSREADSMATHHLP